In the genome of Massilia sp. UMI-21, the window GTGGCTGACCACCTTGATGCGGCCGGCGCGGATTTCGCGCACCGCAGCCTCGACCGCGCGCGCGACATTGCGCACCTCTTCCTGGACCGCGGTGTCGCGGTCGAGCGTCTCATGGCTGTTGGCATAGGATTCGTAGTAGCCGATATACCGGTCGAGCTGGGAGAAGCTGCCGGCGTCGATCAGGCCCATCCATGACAGCCAATCCGACAAGGAGCGCCGCAAGCCTTCGATGCCGGCCACGTCGCCATGGACGACCAGCCCGAATGCGCGTCCGGCCAGGTGTTTCGGGTAGTCCCAGCCCGCCAGCTCGAGTTCCTTGGCCTCGGCCGCGGTCTTGCCGTGGGTCGAGGTCGGATCGGGGTTGCCGCCGTCGGCGCACACCAGCCTGTCGATCATCGCCTTCAGGACCGTCGGCGCCTGGTACCAGTAGGTCGGGGTCAGGATGATGACGCCGTGCGCGCTCACCCAGCGCTCGTAGATCTCGTTCATCCAGTCGTTGACCTGGCGCAGCGAGTGGTTGGGGTAGCAGCTGCAGGGCCAATGGCAGAGCGGCATCGCGGTGGAGGCGCAGCCCTTGCAGGGGTGGATGTGGCGGTCGTAGTCGGAGGTCACCAGGCTCAGGTCGAGCAGGTCGGTCTCGATCCCCAGGCCGTCCAGCGTCTCCTTGGCCAGCATGCTCAGGCGCCAGGACTTCGAGATCTCGCCGGGGCAGCTGCCGTCGTTGCGGGCCGCGCCGTTGATCAGGAGGATGCGGCTGCGGGTCGCCGGGTCTTTCTGGCGGGCCTCGGCCGCCTTCAGGCGCTCGGAGGCTTCCTGCCATTCGATCGACAAGTCATAGTCGGGATCGGCATAACCCGGCCCGGCCTTGACGGTGCGCGGCGCCTTGCGCCCGTCCTGGTAGGCATCCCAGGCCACCTGTTCGACCCCGTCCAGCGCATCGTCGACGCTCTCGTAGGCAGGATCGGTGAGTGCGCGCCGGAAGCGCAGATGGAATTCGTTGCGTCCGAGCCTTGCCGGCGCCTGCCCCTTGCGTACTTGTGTCATGCCGCCTCCTTGGTATGAAGGGAATTATCAGCCGGGTAGCGCAGCTGAAATGTTCGCACGCACACATAGCCTTCCGAAAACCCGGACAAAGCATGGACGAAAAAAACCGGGCCAAACGGCCCGGTCCTGGTCGGCATGGCGAAGGCTTACTGCGCGGCGACCGCGCCGCCGCCCTGCTGCTGGAGCAGCATGACCCAGTACTTGGCCAGGTCGGCAGCGCCGCCCTTGCCGTTGATGCCCTGGAAGGTCTGGATGGCCTCGGCCTTCTTGCCGGCGCGCGCCTGCGCCATGCCCAGGCGCAGCTTGGCTTCGTCCGGGGACTTCAGGCCGCCCTTGGCGATACCCTGCTGGATGAAGCCGACGCCCTTGTCGGCCTGGCCCATGGTGGCGTAGGCCCAGCCCAGGTTGACCAGGCCGGCGCCGGTCTTGCTCTTGGCGGCGCTGGCTTCGCCCGACGCGATGGTCTTGGCGTCGTCGGCGGCCTGCCTGGTCGCCTTGGCGCGCAGCGCGTTGTGGGTCTTGGCATCGCTGCCCTTGCCCAGCACGCCGGCCGCGTAGCCGGCGTCGAGCACTTCCTTGGCCTCAGCCGGGAAGCCGTCGCGCAGGGCGACTTCGGCCAGGTAGGTGTAGTGCTCAGGCGGCATGGCCTTCACGGCAGCCATTTCC includes:
- a CDS encoding flavodoxin family protein, with translation MTQVRKGQAPARLGRNEFHLRFRRALTDPAYESVDDALDGVEQVAWDAYQDGRKAPRTVKAGPGYADPDYDLSIEWQEASERLKAAEARQKDPATRSRILLINGAARNDGSCPGEISKSWRLSMLAKETLDGLGIETDLLDLSLVTSDYDRHIHPCKGCASTAMPLCHWPCSCYPNHSLRQVNDWMNEIYERWVSAHGVIILTPTYWYQAPTVLKAMIDRLVCADGGNPDPTSTHGKTAAEAKELELAGWDYPKHLAGRAFGLVVHGDVAGIEGLRRSLSDWLSWMGLIDAGSFSQLDRYIGYYESYANSHETLDRDTAVQEEVRNVARAVEAAVREIRAGRIKVVSHDLKRPRPK